The following are encoded in a window of Verrucomicrobiia bacterium genomic DNA:
- a CDS encoding DrmE family protein: MEEIIKQLCERFPLLSRLTVTQAGNNSIPESLPPFLGFLLAVMDTPPSQPLCFVLPRRGDVARLGIVLFALHRFIRKQKQLTHAYGATNFSKGDNVRVHPGKQVFRYDGFDEISPEFIWLKTVDGTGRWQFRATEIIPRLERTTRKTPIGRLNSPIPSPPPAPLDVLLETSTFGNLSLLQNEVVLLDSQSGFADFADTVAFQRASLMPDMPSLKALLPFGELSPPFSSKQAWLKKWDDRNPAGEPLVAITHSAELLANYCIDAPAKSKLVVINGLSRLKHRQSYDDAAESQRLVLFASQDEEEMINTLGQAPIPCKFWWLSAAEINAGGGLAGANGSPGLVNKVVRWANNHERLDIESVPCENQELETVCIRLEELRGQLSDDENDPLTKLTSLAWRMLNDASAIVRPLTVLEQKRFATQVGSLRAELKNNVWLKPESAKVLNDIASAIEASLLADAKLGLSKGAALYRVVRESQTARLKCALLARNENQIEELKLWMRQRSISLETYSPRTLPEDSVFDRLICISWPGWYSLKQIADILVAPRITVLAYPFEGRWLSQCKRRLRLCPDVPTVTAAEKTVLVATDKSTPAIWLEDNATKASPPSMVSTDTGIWHFEQRLRAARKGIAASPAVVTDTVPARYVSFIGDCYAFLTESHKLPVATALVSGSARANQKLPERTVLDIKPGDFIVFPESGNREFVLEVADKRIGPPASKLRKLARKWKAALQNSGLSPEQFYQQAKSFNRPRHIATIRYWFADNSQIGPREKDDLVLIALVTGDKELESETDDVRLAIESLWSAHQSAGVKLRDALLQKLPQVMGQVEENGTQVDLDELGSAWIVQVDAIASNDELRGRSEINRLLRERPTFNSVLLV, encoded by the coding sequence ATGGAGGAAATAATCAAACAACTTTGCGAAAGATTTCCTCTTCTCTCTCGGCTAACCGTCACCCAAGCTGGAAATAATTCCATCCCGGAGTCGCTGCCGCCGTTCCTCGGCTTCCTGCTGGCGGTCATGGATACTCCCCCTAGCCAGCCTTTGTGTTTCGTCCTTCCACGGCGCGGCGATGTGGCGCGACTTGGCATTGTGCTTTTTGCCTTGCATCGTTTCATCAGGAAACAGAAGCAACTCACCCATGCTTATGGAGCGACAAATTTCAGCAAAGGCGACAATGTTCGCGTCCACCCAGGCAAGCAGGTCTTTCGCTACGACGGTTTTGACGAAATTTCTCCTGAGTTTATCTGGCTCAAGACGGTGGATGGGACTGGCCGATGGCAATTTCGAGCCACTGAAATTATCCCTCGCCTCGAAAGGACAACTCGGAAGACACCGATTGGCCGTCTCAATTCGCCAATTCCGTCCCCGCCGCCAGCACCACTGGACGTCTTGTTGGAAACCTCGACTTTTGGGAATCTCAGTCTCCTCCAAAATGAAGTGGTGCTCTTGGATTCTCAAAGCGGTTTCGCCGATTTCGCCGATACCGTTGCATTTCAACGGGCGTCGTTAATGCCCGACATGCCTTCGCTCAAGGCTTTGTTGCCATTCGGTGAACTATCGCCACCGTTTTCATCTAAGCAAGCATGGCTGAAGAAATGGGACGACCGAAATCCCGCCGGAGAGCCGCTGGTTGCGATAACACATTCCGCAGAATTGTTGGCGAACTACTGCATTGACGCTCCTGCCAAATCGAAACTCGTGGTGATTAACGGGCTTTCCCGGCTAAAGCATCGTCAGTCTTACGATGACGCCGCCGAGAGCCAGAGGCTGGTCTTATTTGCCAGCCAGGATGAGGAAGAGATGATAAATACCTTGGGGCAAGCGCCAATCCCCTGCAAATTCTGGTGGCTGTCCGCTGCCGAAATAAACGCCGGCGGTGGGTTGGCTGGTGCAAATGGTTCACCCGGTCTGGTCAACAAGGTTGTGCGTTGGGCGAACAACCACGAACGATTGGATATAGAATCTGTGCCGTGTGAGAATCAGGAGTTGGAGACGGTCTGCATCCGGTTGGAGGAATTACGCGGGCAATTGAGCGATGACGAGAATGATCCTTTGACGAAACTGACTTCCCTGGCGTGGCGCATGCTGAACGACGCATCCGCCATCGTTCGGCCTCTCACCGTTCTCGAACAAAAGAGATTTGCAACTCAGGTTGGGAGTCTGCGCGCCGAACTTAAAAACAATGTCTGGCTGAAGCCCGAGAGTGCGAAAGTTCTCAACGACATTGCCAGTGCGATTGAAGCGAGCCTTTTGGCCGATGCAAAACTTGGACTCAGTAAAGGTGCAGCACTTTATCGGGTTGTGAGAGAATCGCAGACAGCACGATTGAAGTGTGCCCTGCTCGCCCGCAACGAGAACCAGATTGAAGAACTCAAACTGTGGATGCGTCAGCGCAGCATCTCCCTGGAGACATATTCGCCCCGCACATTGCCGGAAGACAGCGTCTTTGACCGCCTAATCTGTATATCGTGGCCTGGTTGGTATTCTCTAAAACAGATCGCTGATATACTCGTTGCCCCACGCATCACCGTCCTCGCATATCCATTTGAAGGCCGTTGGTTGAGTCAGTGTAAACGCCGTCTGCGATTGTGCCCGGACGTCCCCACAGTTACCGCAGCGGAAAAAACGGTTCTGGTTGCCACTGACAAGAGCACTCCCGCAATCTGGCTGGAAGACAATGCGACGAAAGCGTCACCGCCCTCAATGGTTTCGACAGACACGGGAATCTGGCATTTTGAGCAACGACTTCGCGCGGCTCGGAAGGGGATTGCGGCCTCTCCTGCGGTTGTAACTGATACTGTTCCGGCTCGCTATGTAAGTTTTATTGGAGACTGTTACGCCTTCCTGACCGAATCCCATAAGTTGCCTGTTGCCACGGCCTTGGTTTCCGGTAGTGCCCGCGCCAATCAAAAACTCCCCGAGCGCACCGTTCTCGACATCAAGCCCGGCGACTTCATCGTCTTTCCAGAATCAGGCAACCGTGAGTTCGTTCTGGAGGTCGCCGACAAGAGAATCGGCCCACCCGCATCAAAACTCAGAAAACTTGCCCGCAAATGGAAGGCCGCGCTCCAAAATAGCGGCCTGTCACCCGAACAGTTTTATCAGCAAGCCAAGAGCTTCAACCGCCCTCGTCATATCGCAACAATCCGCTATTGGTTTGCTGATAATTCTCAAATAGGCCCGCGTGAAAAGGACGACTTGGTGTTGATTGCTCTCGTTACCGGCGATAAAGAGCTTGAATCAGAAACCGACGATGTCCGGCTGGCAATCGAAAGCTTGTGGAGCGCTCATCAAAGTGCCGGAGTTAAATTGCGCGATGCGTTGCTACAAAAACTGCCGCAGGTGATGGGGCAAGTGGAAGAAAACGGAACGCAAGTGGATCTCGACGAGCTTGGCTCTGCCTGGATTGTCCAAGTTGATGCCATTGCATCTAATGACGAACTGCGAGGCCGCAGTGAAATAAATCGGCTGCTCCGGGAGCGGCCAACATTCAACTCAGTTCTGCTCGTTTAA
- a CDS encoding NERD domain-containing protein: MAKMLPAQFDTSTASAAERKLFDLLKNDPDTKDWIVLHSLGLSRRGKKPYGEIDFVVLIPAEGVFCLEVKGGRIACQNGEWATTNRFGQTEKLNRSPFLQAREGMFALRDAVLNRAPAGFPTGLVFGYAVVMPDVSFSAQSPEWELWQVIDHDVLKKSISGALRRVAGEQRKLHPKAPATEPNAASLRVLQQLLRPDFEVVVTRGTQIEETELQLLHLTEEQFVILDTLADNERCLVEGAAGTGKTMLALEYARRSAIAGRRTLLICFNRLLGDWLDRQVAESGHAKNLTAGRYFKLLRDVIVHSSLASEFQDQEKSGQTAQLYENTYTDYGRLAVEERNEPFDVIVMDEAQDLLRPGVLEVLDSWIKGGLVAGCWVIFGDFQRQAIFSSTTGDELKGLVKKSAPESARGRLILNCRNTKNIGEETALLSGFTSPPYRMGQIAGLPVDYRYYQTAESQKAALAEVLKRLLADGIKASDIVVISPLKLSNSGVAGVNGGDYFRVIEIGELPAKSRIPVIRFATAQAFKGMESTVVVLCDVEKIGDAEPQSLLYVAMSRARSQLTVLVHEQAKPSISECVRRKLQEGWNKNP, translated from the coding sequence ATGGCAAAAATGCTGCCTGCACAATTCGACACTTCGACTGCCAGCGCAGCCGAGCGCAAATTGTTCGACTTGTTAAAAAACGATCCTGACACAAAAGACTGGATTGTATTGCACTCGCTCGGACTGTCCCGACGGGGGAAGAAGCCATACGGAGAAATTGATTTTGTCGTGTTGATTCCTGCCGAGGGGGTTTTTTGCTTAGAAGTCAAAGGTGGACGGATTGCATGTCAGAACGGTGAGTGGGCGACAACCAATCGTTTCGGCCAGACGGAAAAACTCAATCGCAGCCCGTTTCTTCAAGCGCGCGAAGGAATGTTCGCACTTCGTGACGCTGTCCTGAATCGCGCTCCAGCCGGTTTCCCGACAGGACTTGTCTTTGGTTATGCAGTGGTGATGCCTGACGTATCTTTTTCCGCTCAATCGCCCGAATGGGAATTATGGCAGGTGATTGACCATGACGTTTTGAAGAAATCCATTTCCGGTGCGCTTCGCCGTGTCGCTGGCGAACAACGCAAGCTCCACCCGAAAGCACCAGCCACAGAACCAAATGCTGCCTCACTTCGCGTCCTGCAACAACTATTGAGGCCGGATTTTGAAGTCGTTGTAACGCGCGGCACGCAGATCGAGGAAACCGAACTGCAATTGCTTCATCTCACCGAGGAGCAGTTTGTCATACTGGATACGCTTGCAGATAATGAACGCTGTCTCGTTGAAGGAGCGGCGGGCACAGGCAAAACAATGCTGGCATTGGAATACGCACGCCGTTCCGCCATCGCCGGGCGCCGCACGCTCCTGATTTGTTTTAATCGCCTGCTCGGTGACTGGCTTGATCGCCAGGTCGCTGAATCCGGGCACGCGAAAAATCTCACCGCCGGACGTTATTTCAAACTGTTGCGAGATGTCATCGTTCATTCGTCCCTCGCATCCGAATTTCAAGATCAAGAAAAAAGCGGACAAACGGCGCAGCTTTATGAAAATACTTACACTGATTACGGCAGGCTGGCCGTAGAGGAACGTAACGAGCCGTTTGACGTGATTGTAATGGACGAGGCGCAGGATTTACTGCGCCCCGGCGTGCTCGAAGTTTTGGATTCGTGGATCAAAGGCGGGTTGGTCGCCGGATGTTGGGTAATTTTTGGTGATTTTCAGCGCCAGGCAATTTTCAGTTCAACAACTGGTGACGAACTCAAGGGGTTGGTCAAAAAATCTGCACCCGAATCCGCCAGGGGGCGGCTTATCCTGAATTGCCGTAATACGAAAAACATCGGCGAGGAAACGGCGTTGCTGTCCGGGTTCACATCGCCACCCTATCGCATGGGACAAATCGCAGGTTTGCCGGTTGATTATCGCTATTACCAAACGGCAGAAAGTCAGAAAGCGGCTTTGGCCGAAGTTCTGAAACGGTTGCTCGCTGATGGAATCAAAGCATCGGACATTGTGGTGATCTCGCCATTGAAACTTTCAAACTCTGGCGTGGCGGGTGTTAACGGCGGCGATTATTTTCGTGTCATCGAAATCGGCGAATTACCTGCCAAATCAAGAATTCCGGTGATACGCTTTGCCACAGCGCAGGCTTTCAAAGGAATGGAAAGCACTGTCGTCGTATTGTGTGACGTTGAGAAGATTGGTGATGCAGAGCCGCAATCGCTACTTTATGTGGCGATGTCCCGCGCCCGGTCGCAACTCACGGTGCTTGTGCATGAACAGGCCAAACCGTCCATCAGTGAATGCGTGCGCCGCAAATTACAGGAAGGCTGGAATAAAAATCCATGA
- a CDS encoding DNA cytosine methyltransferase, with translation MCLATRIGFGSMLPTYIIMESMRPKTASRLTSLDLFCGCGGFSLGMQRAGFQCLAAIDFNPEAVTVFKHNFPSVPQVLEKDLTKFPPAHLAKLLSVNHVDAIVGGPPCQGFSTVRQVDGANNGVRLVEDPRRYLYQEFLKYVEFFQPNVFVMENVLGIRSASGGEYFIRVQKEARAIGYRVHAQVEDCVELGLPQKRRRQLFIGTRLNLPDYFHSAIKPAPRACDHPPLWEAIGDLPPLKAGEGEETTEYDMERRKAHVERYGRRFLYEVLEVQRTTKLTAHRARPHSERDLRDFALLKEGENSKEAMERGIEFEFPYDKETFKDRYTRQHRNESCSTIVAHLSKDGLMFIHPTQNRSLTPREAARIQSFPDWFEFPIARTHQFRVIGNAVPPLVSEAIGIAVKTYLENAMKKTNQIKFLIEPLPKDDKQALEWLLRLVQATDNKTLRKVTTDEFKRGWYSVGFLYPGLHPDGALEHGAETSSEIVNHAETRKIEPRLIAPYYVESGWPVVLAPVVKEAWRRFEAEELKDDEFYCSEAVAAGMVYRCPDLADGVREERDRLSREHGKATAA, from the coding sequence TTGTGCCTGGCAACCAGAATCGGCTTTGGTAGTATGTTGCCAACCTATATCATAATGGAATCCATGCGTCCGAAAACAGCCAGCCGATTGACCAGTCTCGATCTGTTTTGCGGCTGTGGTGGGTTCAGCCTTGGGATGCAGCGCGCCGGTTTCCAATGTCTGGCGGCGATAGACTTCAACCCGGAAGCCGTTACCGTTTTCAAACATAATTTCCCGTCAGTGCCGCAGGTCTTGGAAAAAGACCTGACCAAATTTCCCCCTGCACATCTGGCAAAACTTCTCAGTGTAAATCACGTTGATGCGATTGTGGGAGGTCCGCCCTGCCAGGGCTTCAGCACAGTGCGACAGGTGGACGGCGCAAACAACGGCGTCCGGCTCGTCGAAGACCCGCGCCGTTATCTTTATCAGGAGTTCCTGAAATATGTTGAGTTTTTCCAGCCCAATGTATTCGTGATGGAAAATGTTTTGGGCATCCGTTCGGCATCCGGCGGCGAATATTTTATCCGGGTGCAAAAAGAGGCGCGGGCGATCGGATATCGCGTTCATGCCCAGGTTGAAGATTGTGTTGAACTCGGATTGCCTCAAAAGCGCCGCCGTCAACTTTTCATCGGGACACGCCTCAATCTGCCGGATTATTTTCATTCGGCCATCAAACCTGCGCCGCGTGCCTGCGACCATCCGCCGTTGTGGGAAGCCATTGGTGATCTGCCGCCGCTCAAGGCCGGCGAAGGCGAGGAAACGACCGAATACGACATGGAGCGTCGCAAAGCTCATGTGGAGCGATATGGCAGGCGGTTTCTTTATGAAGTGCTGGAAGTGCAGCGCACGACGAAACTAACCGCCCACCGCGCCCGCCCGCACAGCGAGCGCGATCTGCGCGACTTTGCCTTGCTCAAGGAAGGCGAAAACTCCAAGGAGGCGATGGAACGCGGCATCGAGTTTGAGTTTCCATACGACAAGGAAACATTCAAGGATCGTTACACAAGGCAACATCGCAACGAATCTTGTTCAACCATCGTGGCACACTTGAGCAAAGATGGCCTGATGTTCATTCATCCGACGCAGAACCGCTCGTTGACGCCGCGTGAAGCCGCGCGAATTCAGAGTTTCCCGGATTGGTTCGAGTTTCCCATCGCGCGCACGCATCAGTTCCGCGTCATCGGCAATGCCGTGCCACCGCTGGTCAGCGAAGCCATTGGTATCGCAGTAAAAACCTACTTGGAGAATGCCATGAAAAAGACAAATCAAATCAAATTCCTCATCGAACCGTTGCCGAAGGACGACAAGCAAGCGCTGGAGTGGTTGCTGCGTCTCGTTCAAGCGACAGACAATAAAACTTTACGCAAAGTTACAACGGACGAGTTCAAGCGCGGGTGGTATTCCGTCGGTTTTCTCTATCCGGGACTTCATCCGGATGGAGCGCTGGAGCACGGCGCGGAAACATCGAGCGAAATTGTTAATCATGCTGAGACTCGCAAGATCGAGCCTCGCCTGATTGCGCCTTATTATGTGGAAAGCGGCTGGCCCGTTGTTCTAGCGCCAGTTGTCAAAGAAGCTTGGCGACGATTCGAGGCCGAAGAACTCAAGGACGACGAGTTTTATTGCAGCGAGGCAGTCGCCGCCGGAATGGTTTATCGGTGTCCCGATTTGGCAGACGGGGTTCGCGAAGAACGAGACCGCCTCAGTCGGGAACATGGAAAGGCGACAGCGGCCTGA